A window of Candidatus Cloacimonadaceae bacterium genomic DNA:
CCGAATCATCGGATGACAGGAAATTTGACAGTTTGGTGTGCAAAGCAGCATCCATGTATGAATCGCGCTTGCCGATGAGGAAGTTTGCGAAAGCATGCGCATCCGTCTGGATTTGATCGATTCTTTTGCGATTCTTATTGTGATAGCGGATGATCTCGTCGAAATGCTCGATCAGCAAAGGGGCAAAGAACTTCTTTCCATCCGTGGTCAAGATGACTCCATTGTGAATGGATTCGATGAATTCGGGCTGCATTTTTCTGCGGGAGAAGATATAGAAAACGGGCTCGTCACAAAAAAAGCGATATGTTTCGATGAAATCAAACACAAAGGACTTTTTATTGTAATTGTCCTTGTGAAGCAAGCCCAGATAGGGATCGAGTCCTGCGATGATCAATGCCCTTTCCACCTTGCTGTAAAGGATTCCATAGCCGTAATTCAGGAAAGCATTGAAAGCATCCTTGGCAGGTCTTGTCGATCTGCCTTGAAAACGGAAGTCATCCGGAATCAGATTTGCCAGAATGCCATAATAGGTTTTTGAAGCTCCGCCTTCCCAGCCCATCAGAGATCCTGAAAGCTGCTCAAGGGTGCCCTCGCAATTGTATATGGTAATTGCAAGCTCTCTGATCTTTTCCAGCTTTTCAGTATAATCATCCGCCATAGATGTCCGCTTGGAGATCAATCGCTTCGCGAAGCGGTATTGGTTCATGATCTTGATCGTGATGCGTTCTTTTACGAAAGACAAGCCCAATTGCTCGGACAGCATTTCCAGCTGCCTTCTGCGGATCATCGTCGTGCTGCCCAATTTTGGGTACCATACCCTGGCATAAGGATCTCCGTATTTATCCAGAAAAACGATGTCAATATTGTAGTCCATGGCAAGCTGTATGGCATCCGAGCTGATGTTCACTGCGTTTGAGATGATAATGGACGATACCTTTTCAGGGGAAAGCTTCACACGCTTGTCTTCGAGACTGACCTCAAACATGTTGTCTTTCTTTTTGATGAATGAGCCGTAGGTGTTGAGGTGGATTTCCATAGCTATAGCGCCAAACAAGCCGGGTCGGTGCTTGTCAGCATCAACCCCGTTTCATTTGAGTAGGGTAAATCGCAGTACAAAAAGCCTTCATTATCGGTTAGTTTATTGCCATGCAGTAGATTCTTGACTACATACAGCGGCACATCTACCTGGTGCCGGATTTTTTGCCAGCGAGATTTGTTTTTCAGCTTTGCATAATACTTCATGGGGATGATAGGGGTTTTCATGGTACTAATCCTGCGGGTAACTGCATTATGGATGTCATTATCCTCACCATAGTCACAGATATTGGCACACAGTTTTTGTGCCTCGGCATAGGCATTGACCCCATCCAGAAAATCAGGATCGGAGCGAATATCAAAGTCCCGATAGACTTCATCCACCAGTTCAGAGAGAGCAGATTCACTTGGTCTGGATCCGTGTATCTTCTGGAGCACAGCATAGCTGCGTTGAAGAATGGAACCGTTATAAACAAAAAGTGACGGGGGTCCATGCTCAAACACATAAACACAGGATTCTGTCTTGACACCACGTCGATTGACCCTGCCAACTCTTTGGATGAGAGCGTCTATGGGAGCGTTTTCACTGATCAGGACGTCAAAATCAATATCCAGAGACACTTCCACGACCTGTGTTGAGACCAAAAGGCAGGGAGATTTACTGCGGGAAAAGCGTTCGATCATCCACTCTTTGACAGTTCTGTGTTTTTGGATGTGGCGTGCGTGATAACAAAGGCTATTAGCACCAACATCATCCATTGTCGGCTGAAGTTCATGGCAGAGCGTTTGGTAGAGCGAAGTGGCTCCATCGATAGTGTTTACCACTATTAGTATCTTACGATTCTGGGACAGATGTTGTTTTACCAAATCCATGATCAAATCAGTATCGGGCAGGCATAAGAAGCTGTTTCTAGCCTTACCGGCAAAATCATGGGCTTGCAATAGCGTCAAAGAAGGGATAGTTTCTTGAAGCAAACCGATCAGATACTGCGGCATCGTGGCCGACATAATGAAAAAAAGGCACCCGCTTTGATGCAACCCGGTCAAGCATGCGATAATGAGTCCCATGGTATAGGCGTCATAGGTATGGATCTCATCGATAATAATCCTGGCATTGATGAGGTTCAACTCCTTGATTTCCCAATATCCGATATTGAAACCGGAGATCAGGACCTGATCGATAGTGCAAACCGATACCGGATAGCAAAAGGTCTTTGCAAGGAGATAATCGCGACTTGTATATGATTTGTCGGTCTCCTTTTGATGAAGCAGAGCGGATGAATGAACCAAAGCAACGCGGCTTTCAGAGAAAACCTGTCGCATCCGTTTGAAGATGGCGTTTGTTGTGACTCGGGTGGGCAGCAAATAGACTATCCTGCCGTCCTTGGTCCCTGCCCAGAGCAATGCCGCTTCCGTTTTTCCCGTTCCTGTGGGAGCGACAACCAGCATGCTTGTAGATGAAAGGGCACAGGTTTTCTGATATTCATACCACTTTATCAACTGTCCGTTTTTCTTCTGCGATAGTGCATGTGCGAGGAATTCGATGTCGATGCACGGATATTTGAAGTAAGGTTGTGGGTCCACGTTTCCGGAGGCGAACCAATCCGACAGATATAACAACCCCTTTCGACGAAGGTAGGCGGATCTATCCAAAGGTTCAGATGTGATAGCTTGCATTATGGATATAAAGATTTGATAAATCTTCTCAGCTTGTTTTATATATGATAGCTTTTGGGGAAGAGATGGGGCAAGATTATCATCATTCAGTATGTTATGCAATTCTGAAAGAAGAATCATGGGAGCGATATCATCATAAGACGGGCTTGCAAACCTCGCAGAATTGAAAGTGTTGAATCCAATGTCCTTATGATGAGAGTAGATGCAGACAATTTCCGCTAACGCCTGTGGGTACATAAACATGAAGATTGCCGCAGAGAGCAGCTCATGTCTGATATCCTCGCCTCGATTTTCCTGCAATTCAGGTTCCGAACTGATGTCTCTTCCTGAAAGCACGTTCATGTGTTTCTGGAAAGCGTCGTTGATTTTACCGATGTCGTGAAACAGAACCATCGCTTCAAGAAGAGGGAGATCATCGCGCGCAAGGACATGCGGCATGAAGGATATCAGACGCCCGAGCATGGAAAGAGCTTCCATGCTGTGATCATAGAGAGTTTTATCCGGTTTTGCCAGATATCGCATATTTGCTGTAGGTAAAAACCGGGATCGAAACATCATTGTGGATGATCGCAGGAACTGTCATTCCGCCTGTCAACTCGGCTCTTGTTCCCACGAAGGTGAGTTCTTGTCGAAATCTGATGGATCTGGGTTCATCATCCGGGTAATCAAAAGCGTAGGGGACATTATACGTAACAGGGCTGATGATGGTGGAATAGCGATAGATATTATTCGGGATTAGATCATCAAGTCCGATTCTCATTGAAGAGCGCAAATCGCCATGCAGTACGCAGTGTTCAACCGATCCGATGTCTTTGATAGCTAATTGCGGATATATGGCGCAAGCACATATCTTCATTAGCGAATCACTGTTTCCGGCGGTCAGGGCATAATAATTTCTGCCGAAAGCCTCGTTGAGTGCATTGATCACCGCTTCCCCGGCGCCAAAGACGAACATGTACTTGTTGTTGAACAGATACTCTCTTTTCAGGACGGATGATTCGGTGCCTCTCTTTGTGGATTCTATCTTCCAAAGATCGGAGTAAATGCCTTGATAAGTGCCTTGAATACCAATCTCGACATCGCTTTCGTCAAAAAATACCTGAGCATCGGAGGGTGACAGCCCAAGTGCCGCCCCGGCCATTCCGACGATCGCCGTCGGAGGTGGCAGGGGTAGAGTTTTGTGGAAATTATGGTATTCGGGGATGCGATAGGAAGCAACCTCAGCAAATGCCTCCACCACCAGGTATTCCCGCGGGTTCATTATCCGATCCCCCGTTAATTTTGGTAATAAGACGTTACCCAAGATCTAATGGCGGCGAATCCGTCACCCAGAGATTTCACGCCTTCTTCCGCAGGAAAAACCGAAGATTGAGACGCAAACACAGATTCATAGATATATGGTTTGTAGTCTTCAACCACGGATTTTAATACAGTAATATCGATTTTGTGGTCGATCGACTCCAGAAAGATGGGGTTCTTGCAGGAGAGATAGGCAGCGGCGATAAATTTGGGTGAAATGTCGGCCAGAAAACGAGATTGTCTGCCGCTGCTCCATAGATTCTGAAACGCGTCCAGGAACACAAGCACACGTTTCGCTTTTTGTTCGTTCGTGAGGGACATATCTTTCTCTTCCGGAATTGTTTCTCCTTTTTTAGGTTTCTTCTTCGTGGGTTTGGAAACGAATCCGTCTCCGGTTCCCACTCTGTCCAGTTCGATCATGATCGTACCCCGATACAGGCCGCGGTGCATTTCAGTTTCAAATATATTGGGGTCCAAACCTTCATCTTTACCCATATAGTTGGTGCCAAAATCCAGATCCGCCATATATTTGCTCAAAGCAACCAATGGCGATACCCGTATAGGTGATGTGCGTTTGATAGAGTCCGTCTGGGCATTCAAGTATCCAAACAGATCGTCGTCAATATAGATAACCGGATCACATCTTGTGATCGGCGGGTGTTTCTTGTTGGCATCGTTCTCATCCCCAGAATCCGCAGTTGATTCTTTGAGTGGACCTGAAGTCGATATCGGTGAAAGCTGGCAGCCAAGCGTGCCAAGTTGGTCTCTCAATGCCCTGCGAAGAGCTTGTGATGATACATAGGGGTATTCAGTTCCATCAAATGCGGTGATCTTTTTGATAACGTTGATGTTGTCCGTATCCGAATCTCCACCGTTTAAGCTGGCGTATGAAATCTTTGCCAGATATGTGATCGTGATCGAAGTTGGTTTGTAGTTTGTGTTCATGCTTGTTCCCCTGTTTGTTCTTCCTTATTTGTTAGGTGAGTTAATGATGCTCATAGCCTGAATGATGGAAAACTGACGTACATATTCGAAGTTTTCTTCTGTTATCCTGTTTATCATTTCACGGCTGATAATTAAATTGTACCTGAATTGCAGGGAAATCAGGACATCCAGGAATGTCTTCAGATTTCTGGATTTGCGCAGTTGGATGATCTTTGCTTTTCCGATCTTGGAGTTTTTCCCTTTGAGTGTTGCCATTCCGATCTGGGAACCCAGGTTGATGGCAAGATCGCGCATTTCATCGTTCATGGTCATATTACCTCCATAGTTAATATATGACTCGTACAAGGCAATAAAATCGATCACTTTGCTTAATGACCGATTTTTGTTTTTACACACTATTCGTTCGATTATCGACATGATTGATTGCTTTGACAGCACAGCTTTTGCCCACCGATCGCGATCCGCCGTCGCAATATCATATTGGTTGGCGCCTTTACCTGAGAGAGATGAGTAATCGACCGCCGCGTGGAACATCGAGACAATATCCAGTTTTTTTTGCCCAATCAGATCGAATAGCCGGAACAAATAGCTCATCTCCGTGTACGTTCCACTTGTTTGAGGACGTACGGTCTGGCCGAATTTTTTTGCAAAGATATAGAATACGGTGGTTTCGTATCTCAGTGTCGCATCGATCCCCCTGAGCCAATTGATGTCATCATCCACCGGCTTCATGGTCTGGTCTTTCTCATATACCGTGTAAAGCAGAGCAAGCATGATCTCATGAAAATGCTGGCATTTGATAATTTTAATATTGTCAGTGAAAAGGCTGAAATTGGTTCTGTAACCCACATCGTCTCTCTGTTGCGGGCTTAGCATGAAACTAACCGGAAGAAAGCGGTTGTTTACGAGGATCAAACCATCGAGACTGTCAACATTGAAAGAAAAGCAAAAGAGTTTTTGGCTTTTTGTCCCCTTACTCTCGGATAAATACAGAAATTTCCCCACGCTCATCCGGTTTAGATAGAAACATTTCCAACAGGCTTCAGCAGGTTTTTTTGCAAGTGGTACATAGCTCAGTCCCGCGCTTGCTCCTCCTAAAAATGGAGAAAACTTTTTTGTTTCATAAGTGTCAGCATATTTTTCCCCGCAGATAACACAGGTTCTTTTCCCGGGGGAAACCGAGAACGGAGGTAATTTTGGGACGGCTGTATTCCTGTCATCTATATAGATTGTGTCTTTATCGGGTATTTTTATGTTTTCCGTTTTCTCAAATTCAGACAGCCTTTTTTTTAACTTCTGAGGAAGTTGAATAACCTTGAAACTCATATCTTTTTCGCCTTCAGCTTTTGGCATCGGCCTGGAGTCGCTGATTAACTGAGCAAATCCTATCTGCTTCACTTTCGGATATCGGTGAAATCTATCTGCCTTTCGGTCATAGTAAACACCCCGCATTTCTTCCCTGGCTTTCTTGTTCGAAATATCGAAATGAACACTGCAGACCCTGTGATATGCTTCCGAAAGAGTCCTGTTGATGTCAGGTGACGTCAGAGTTATGCTGTTGCCATCCATTTTTATGTCAACACCATCTGTTTGTTCGCTCTCCAGATGATTGACCAAGCTTGCTAATCCGGCGGCATGAAGAGGATCTGCCGTCTTTGAAAATGTGATGGTCTGCAATGCTACATCCGTTTCAGTCATATAATCTCCTTATCACCCCAAACCCCCGTGCGCTTTGTTTGCCCAAGCCAAGGTATTCGGGAATGATGAAGTTTGTAGTGAATTCGCCTTTGAAGCAGTTCATGGCGATACCATGAAAACTCACGTCCATGGGTTTGAACCAGCCATCGATCCGGACGCTGTCAAAGTCCTCGATCCAATAGCCAAAGCCCTTGGAAAGGGTTTTCAGATTGTTTTTCAGGATACGTTTGAGCATGGCGGACTGATCAACCGGGTTCGCATCTTTATATTCAGCATAGTTTTCGCTGTTGAGCGCCATCCAGGGTGTGGAGAACCGATATTTGTGAAAGTCCGGGGATTTGCCAAAATCTTCCTCACGTAGGATCACTTCCCGTTCATAGGTGCTGATGATCTTGTCGTTTATTCTGATCTGGTCGATCTCGAGAAACATCTTTTTCATGAGGTCGATGCCTTCGTTGATTGCCAGCAAGGCGGGATGCCCGTCAATAATCCGATACTGGATTGAGGGGCTTTTATAGATGAATCCCTGCCCGGGCAGATGATTGTGAAACAGATGGTCATGTGGATACTTATTAGAAAAGTAGCCGCGCAACTTAGGTATGTCCGAGGGACGCATTTGCACATCGGTAAAGGTAATGACCAAGTATCTGATCGCGATCACATAACCTCCGCAGGTTTATATTTCAACAAAGTATTTTTGATTTTGAAAGCTCAAAGCACCACCCATGCTCATCAGATCGAATCTTATATTTATTGTCAAGCTCTATTTTTTTTCAAACATCCCAATGGGTGCTATAAATCAAAGACGTTATCGATGCTCTCTATGGTAGGATTGGAATCCGGCGGCGCCGTAGCGCAGCATGCCAATGCTGCTGAAATCGACCCAGTTTTCAAAGCCCAACCTAATGATAGCCTACTTCACCAAAACCCGGATACCTTCAGAATGCGCGGAAAACTCAGGCGCATACATGCATTGGATGGAGGTAATGCCGTTGGAAAAATCTCCCTTGTTTGTGATTCTGAGCGGATATTCGAACACGTAAGTTCCTTTGTGCAGGTATTCGATGAAGAAGTTCGTGGCGGCATCTCCGGTCGCTTCATAATAGCGGAGTCCGTCCTGCCATTTGGTTTTGGATATGACGTTTATCGGTTCAAATCCGGCGCTGCGCATGTCTTTCATGTGCACATATTCCATGTCTCTATCGGAACGCAACTCTATTCTGACGATTACTTTATCGCCGATCTTGAGCTGAGTTTTGGCGCTAATGGGATCCAGCACCTTGCCGGTAGCGGTGATTCGTTCGACGAAGAGCGTTTTTTTGAGTTTCAATGGAGTTTCCGCCGGAGTGATCTTATCCAGGTCTTCAAAGTATTGCCAGTAGAGAGAGCCCCAACTCGATACGCGATTGGGATTGGTGACCGTGACGTTTGCCATTTTAGCTGTGATGTCGCTGCCCGACCAAGAGGTTTTGAAATAGCCCGTTCCGGCTTCCACTT
This region includes:
- the cas1 gene encoding CRISPR-associated endonuclease Cas1 encodes the protein MEIHLNTYGSFIKKKDNMFEVSLEDKRVKLSPEKVSSIIISNAVNISSDAIQLAMDYNIDIVFLDKYGDPYARVWYPKLGSTTMIRRRQLEMLSEQLGLSFVKERITIKIMNQYRFAKRLISKRTSMADDYTEKLEKIRELAITIYNCEGTLEQLSGSLMGWEGGASKTYYGILANLIPDDFRFQGRSTRPAKDAFNAFLNYGYGILYSKVERALIIAGLDPYLGLLHKDNYNKKSFVFDFIETYRFFCDEPVFYIFSRRKMQPEFIESIHNGVILTTDGKKFFAPLLIEHFDEIIRYHNKNRKRIDQIQTDAHAFANFLIGKRDSYMDAALHTKLSNFLSSDDSDIEDEGD
- the cas3 gene encoding CRISPR-associated helicase Cas3', encoding MRYLAKPDKTLYDHSMEALSMLGRLISFMPHVLARDDLPLLEAMVLFHDIGKINDAFQKHMNVLSGRDISSEPELQENRGEDIRHELLSAAIFMFMYPQALAEIVCIYSHHKDIGFNTFNSARFASPSYDDIAPMILLSELHNILNDDNLAPSLPQKLSYIKQAEKIYQIFISIMQAITSEPLDRSAYLRRKGLLYLSDWFASGNVDPQPYFKYPCIDIEFLAHALSQKKNGQLIKWYEYQKTCALSSTSMLVVAPTGTGKTEAALLWAGTKDGRIVYLLPTRVTTNAIFKRMRQVFSESRVALVHSSALLHQKETDKSYTSRDYLLAKTFCYPVSVCTIDQVLISGFNIGYWEIKELNLINARIIIDEIHTYDAYTMGLIIACLTGLHQSGCLFFIMSATMPQYLIGLLQETIPSLTLLQAHDFAGKARNSFLCLPDTDLIMDLVKQHLSQNRKILIVVNTIDGATSLYQTLCHELQPTMDDVGANSLCYHARHIQKHRTVKEWMIERFSRSKSPCLLVSTQVVEVSLDIDFDVLISENAPIDALIQRVGRVNRRGVKTESCVYVFEHGPPSLFVYNGSILQRSYAVLQKIHGSRPSESALSELVDEVYRDFDIRSDPDFLDGVNAYAEAQKLCANICDYGEDNDIHNAVTRRISTMKTPIIPMKYYAKLKNKSRWQKIRHQVDVPLYVVKNLLHGNKLTDNEGFLYCDLPYSNETGLMLTSTDPACLAL
- the cas5 gene encoding CRISPR-associated protein Cas5 — encoded protein: MNPREYLVVEAFAEVASYRIPEYHNFHKTLPLPPPTAIVGMAGAALGLSPSDAQVFFDESDVEIGIQGTYQGIYSDLWKIESTKRGTESSVLKREYLFNNKYMFVFGAGEAVINALNEAFGRNYYALTAGNSDSLMKICACAIYPQLAIKDIGSVEHCVLHGDLRSSMRIGLDDLIPNNIYRYSTIISPVTYNVPYAFDYPDDEPRSIRFRQELTFVGTRAELTGGMTVPAIIHNDVSIPVFTYSKYAISGKTG
- the cas7i gene encoding type I-B CRISPR-associated protein Cas7/Cst2/DevR; the encoded protein is MNTNYKPTSITITYLAKISYASLNGGDSDTDNINVIKKITAFDGTEYPYVSSQALRRALRDQLGTLGCQLSPISTSGPLKESTADSGDENDANKKHPPITRCDPVIYIDDDLFGYLNAQTDSIKRTSPIRVSPLVALSKYMADLDFGTNYMGKDEGLDPNIFETEMHRGLYRGTIMIELDRVGTGDGFVSKPTKKKPKKGETIPEEKDMSLTNEQKAKRVLVFLDAFQNLWSSGRQSRFLADISPKFIAAAYLSCKNPIFLESIDHKIDITVLKSVVEDYKPYIYESVFASQSSVFPAEEGVKSLGDGFAAIRSWVTSYYQN
- a CDS encoding CRISPR-associated endonuclease Cas6, producing the protein MIAIRYLVITFTDVQMRPSDIPKLRGYFSNKYPHDHLFHNHLPGQGFIYKSPSIQYRIIDGHPALLAINEGIDLMKKMFLEIDQIRINDKIISTYEREVILREEDFGKSPDFHKYRFSTPWMALNSENYAEYKDANPVDQSAMLKRILKNNLKTLSKGFGYWIEDFDSVRIDGWFKPMDVSFHGIAMNCFKGEFTTNFIIPEYLGLGKQSARGFGVIRRLYD